The Arachis hypogaea cultivar Tifrunner chromosome 16, arahy.Tifrunner.gnm2.J5K5, whole genome shotgun sequence genome contains a region encoding:
- the LOC140180288 gene encoding uncharacterized protein has product MKEETIAKATERTRGIPARAYVAHTDGSGRHATNMEDSCEMSGLSNEQWLVLVNMINKQKPNDSEKMTGKRIFHLWIIDSGASNHMTRTQKNLYEKKTIRGCPVGLPDGEQVIACKQGTMILEGGLELKNVLYDRTSRMLIGAGERKDGLYWYRGAHKIQACHTRTENQLALWHKRLGHLSFQIVQMLRIVHQSSCVNTPQQNGRVERKHRHILNVARSLRFQGNLPIQFRGECVLTAGYLINHMPSSVLKGKTPYEVFHGTIPSYEHLRVFGSLCYAQNQNRQWDKFVSHSIVCLSDVFSFKADQVLEPKIEDIGPPMTEIIVEEDTNNETSTPHLNDCAGEWGLPY; this is encoded by the exons ATGAAGGAAGAGACGATAGCAAAGGCTACGGAGCGTACTCGAGGAATTCCAGCGCGTGCATATGTGGCACACACTGATGGAAGTGGTAGGCATGCTACCAACATGGAAGACTCATGTGAGATGTCAGGATTGAGCAATGAACAATGGCTAGTATTGGTAAATATGATAAACAAGCAAAAACCAAATGACTCCGAGAAAATGACTGGTAAGAGAATTTTTCATTTATGGATCATTGATAGTGGAGCTTCCAACCACATGACTAGAACCCAGAAAAATttatatgaaaagaaaactatacGCGGGTGTCCAGTAGGTTTACCGGATGGAGAGCAGGTGATAGCGTGCAAGCAAGGAACAATGATACTTGAAGGAGGACTTGAATTGAAAAATGTTCTCTAT GACCGCACTTCGAGGATGCTGATTGGAGCGGGTGAGCGGAAGGATGGGCTCTATTGGTATCGTGGGGCACACAAGATTCAAGCTTGTCATACCAGAACAGAGAATCAACTAGCACTTTGGCATAAGAGACTAGGGCACCTATCATTTCAAATTGTGCAAATGCTCC GCATTGTTCACCAATCGTCATGTGTTAATACACCGCAACAAAATGGACGAGTGGAGCGCAAACATCGACATATTCTCAATGTTGCTAGATCATTACGTTTTCAAGGCAATCTTCCTATCCAGTTTCGGGGAGAATGTGTCTTAACTGCTGGCTATTTAATTAATCATATGCCATCCTCAGTACTGAAGGGCAAGACTCCGTATGAGGTTTTTCATGGAACAATTCCAAGTTATGAGCACTTGCGGGTTTTTGGCTCTTTGTGTTATGCTCAAAATCAGAATAGGCAATGGGACAAATTTGTCAGCCATAGTATTGTGTGTTTGTCGG ATGTGTTTTCCTTTAAAGCGGATCAGGTTTTGGAACCAAAGATTGAAGATATTGGACCTCCTATGACAGAAATAATTGTTGAAGAAGATACAAACAACGAGACCAGTACTCCACACTTGAATGACTGTGCTGGGGAGTGGGGACTCCCTTATTGA